The proteins below are encoded in one region of Sporosarcina sp. FSL K6-1508:
- a CDS encoding zinc-dependent alcohol dehydrogenase, translating into MKAIVYGGPNKVNLNTITMPQTIEGFTLIKTAYAGICGTDLNIFVGSHPRAKAPLVLGHEFSGVVESGHPHLSKGTKVTVNPLLTCGECNACLQGKSHVCESLKLVGIDSDGGMSDFVSVPSHCVVALPEKVSLKKGSLSEPIAVAIHAIRQGGYTPGDSAVVFGAGTIGLCVAFCLKHFGCTDLTLIETNEKRIEKAREFGFNTINPTIKNVSEEIESWTKGKGADIVFDCAGHPSVLPYLTDIVKVKGEIVIVAAYKNPAEINLLQGMFKELSIQFVRVYTPVDFKIALNILEKSDEIDRVVTHVYQPEQAAQGFDDLINQTGAVKVLFEFNK; encoded by the coding sequence ATGAAGGCCATTGTTTATGGAGGACCGAACAAAGTGAATCTAAATACAATCACGATGCCGCAAACAATTGAAGGCTTTACGTTAATAAAAACTGCTTATGCAGGAATATGTGGAACGGATTTGAATATTTTTGTAGGTTCTCATCCTAGAGCGAAAGCACCTTTAGTACTTGGGCACGAGTTTTCCGGGGTAGTGGAAAGTGGGCATCCCCATTTATCTAAAGGGACAAAGGTTACTGTGAATCCGTTACTAACATGCGGTGAATGTAACGCATGTCTGCAGGGGAAAAGCCATGTTTGTGAATCGCTTAAATTAGTGGGCATTGACTCCGATGGCGGAATGTCGGATTTTGTTAGTGTGCCAAGTCATTGTGTTGTTGCCTTACCCGAAAAGGTGTCTTTGAAAAAAGGTTCATTAAGTGAACCAATCGCTGTTGCGATTCATGCAATTAGACAAGGTGGATATACGCCTGGGGATTCGGCTGTTGTTTTTGGCGCTGGCACAATTGGCCTTTGTGTTGCATTTTGTTTAAAACACTTTGGTTGTACGGATCTTACGTTGATAGAAACAAATGAAAAAAGAATTGAGAAGGCACGCGAATTTGGGTTTAATACGATTAATCCAACAATCAAAAATGTTTCTGAGGAAATAGAATCGTGGACAAAAGGCAAAGGTGCAGACATAGTATTTGATTGCGCGGGACATCCTTCAGTATTACCGTATTTGACTGATATTGTGAAAGTTAAAGGCGAAATTGTTATTGTTGCGGCCTACAAAAATCCTGCAGAAATCAATCTGTTACAAGGAATGTTCAAGGAATTATCGATACAATTTGTAAGGGTCTATACCCCTGTTGATTTTAAAATCGCATTAAATATATTGGAGAAAAGTGATGAAATCGATCGTGTTGTTACGCATGTCTATCAACCGGAGCAGGCGGCCCAGGGTTTTGATGATTTGATTAACCAAACTGGAGCAGTTAAAGTTCTTTTCGAATTTAATAAATAA
- a CDS encoding TRAP transporter substrate-binding protein: MKKMKSLTLLTIVFMMLAILSACGSDASGEENGTKKDVKVKTTTLKMAFNQPETHPQYQAMEDLSEKFYEATDGAYKIELYPNELLGAQRETIEFVQTGTIAMSIVVGGLLENLNEDFVVFNLPYVFDSTEHQMSVVNNPDIIGDLYTSLEGDGINVLGAFHSGSRNVYNDKKPIENPEDLKGMKIRIIESDTNVQMMKLMGGVGTPMGQGEVYTAIQSGVLEGGENNELIYSNLKHSEIAPYYSYTQHLMFPDYLIINQDILSDMSDEHKEILQKELAEAIDMEVKLWDEEVAKAIEIAEQGGAKFNRPDIKLFQDAVKPLVEEKLTSDSAKALYEKVRDAAK, encoded by the coding sequence ATGAAGAAAATGAAAAGCTTAACATTATTAACAATTGTATTTATGATGCTCGCTATTCTTTCTGCTTGTGGATCTGATGCCTCTGGTGAGGAGAACGGAACAAAAAAAGATGTAAAGGTTAAGACAACGACGTTGAAAATGGCATTTAATCAACCGGAGACACATCCACAATATCAAGCGATGGAAGATTTAAGTGAAAAGTTTTATGAAGCAACTGATGGAGCTTATAAGATTGAACTTTATCCAAATGAATTACTTGGTGCTCAACGTGAAACAATTGAATTTGTTCAAACAGGGACCATTGCAATGTCGATTGTAGTAGGTGGGTTATTAGAAAATCTTAATGAAGACTTTGTTGTATTCAATCTTCCTTACGTATTCGATTCAACAGAGCATCAAATGTCAGTAGTTAATAATCCCGATATCATTGGAGATTTATATACATCGCTAGAAGGTGACGGTATAAATGTCTTGGGGGCTTTTCATTCAGGATCCCGGAACGTATATAACGATAAGAAGCCAATTGAAAATCCAGAAGATTTAAAAGGAATGAAGATAAGAATTATTGAAAGTGACACAAATGTTCAAATGATGAAGCTCATGGGCGGAGTTGGAACACCAATGGGTCAAGGTGAAGTTTATACGGCTATTCAATCAGGTGTTCTTGAAGGCGGGGAGAATAACGAACTTATTTATTCAAACCTAAAACATAGTGAAATCGCACCTTACTACTCGTATACACAACATCTAATGTTTCCTGATTATCTAATAATTAATCAGGATATTCTATCCGATATGTCCGATGAACATAAAGAAATTCTTCAAAAAGAACTGGCAGAAGCGATTGATATGGAAGTTAAGCTGTGGGATGAAGAAGTTGCCAAAGCTATCGAAATCGCTGAACAAGGTGGAGCTAAATTTAACAGACCCGATATTAAACTATTCCAAGATGCAGTTAAACCACTAGTAGAAGAGAAATTAACTTCTGATTCCGCAAAAGCTCTTTATGAAAAGGTTAGAGACGCAGCTAAATAA
- a CDS encoding TRAP transporter large permease, translated as MDVAVQAALILFVGVAFFLIIGTPISVGIGVSSALAMFSIVSFDNGLLASAQRMFSGMNSFTLLAIPFFILAGVIMNNGGIAIRLINCAKVLSGRLPGSLAHTNIVANMLFGSISGSAVAAAAAVGSTMSPLQEKEGYDRKFSAAVNIASAPTGMLIPPSNTLIVFSLVSGGTSIAALFMAGYIPGIMWGLACMVVAYFMARKRGYKSAERVTFKQGVRVFLDAIPSLLLIVIVIGGIIKGVFTATEGSAIAVVYSLFLSFVYRTIKVKDLPRIFLESTRTTAIVIFLIGVSSIMSWVMAFTNIPGIIADALLAATDNLLVILLIMNIVLLIVGTFMDPTPAVLIFTPIFLPIALSFGMNPVHFGIMMVFNLSIGTITPPVGPVLFVGARVANLKIEDVIKPLIPFFLVTVLVLMIVTYIPQISLFIPELLGLIK; from the coding sequence ATGGATGTTGCAGTTCAGGCAGCCTTAATACTATTTGTAGGTGTTGCATTTTTCCTCATTATTGGGACTCCCATAAGTGTGGGTATAGGTGTTTCTTCTGCGCTAGCTATGTTTTCAATTGTGAGCTTTGATAACGGTTTGTTAGCTTCAGCTCAACGAATGTTTTCGGGTATGAATTCATTTACACTTTTGGCAATTCCATTCTTTATCCTAGCAGGAGTTATCATGAACAACGGTGGTATTGCCATTAGGCTCATTAATTGCGCGAAGGTTCTTAGTGGTAGATTGCCGGGCTCATTAGCACATACTAATATCGTTGCAAACATGCTATTCGGTTCGATTAGCGGATCCGCGGTTGCGGCAGCCGCTGCAGTAGGTAGTACAATGTCTCCGTTACAAGAAAAAGAAGGATACGATCGGAAGTTTAGTGCCGCAGTAAATATTGCATCAGCCCCGACGGGTATGTTAATTCCACCTAGTAATACGTTGATTGTCTTCTCTTTAGTAAGTGGAGGAACTTCTATCGCTGCACTCTTTATGGCCGGATATATTCCCGGGATTATGTGGGGTCTAGCTTGTATGGTTGTCGCTTACTTTATGGCAAGAAAAAGGGGCTATAAAAGCGCAGAAAGAGTAACGTTTAAACAGGGAGTTCGTGTATTTTTAGATGCGATTCCGAGTCTTTTACTTATTGTGATTGTAATTGGTGGGATTATTAAAGGTGTATTTACAGCCACCGAAGGATCGGCAATTGCAGTCGTTTATTCACTCTTTCTATCATTTGTATATCGAACGATTAAAGTTAAAGATTTACCTAGAATATTTTTGGAGTCTACTAGGACGACGGCCATTGTTATTTTCTTAATAGGTGTAAGTTCGATTATGTCTTGGGTTATGGCATTCACAAATATCCCAGGGATTATCGCGGATGCATTACTAGCCGCAACTGACAATCTATTAGTCATTTTACTTATCATGAACATTGTTTTATTGATTGTAGGAACGTTTATGGATCCGACGCCAGCAGTACTAATATTCACACCGATTTTTTTACCGATTGCTTTAAGCTTTGGCATGAATCCTGTGCATTTTGGAATTATGATGGTCTTTAACTTATCTATTGGAACAATTACTCCTCCAGTAGGACCAGTTCTATTTGTTGGAGCAAGAGTTGCCAATTTGAAAATTGAAGATGTCATTAAACCTTTAATTCCATTTTTTTTAGTAACGGTATTGGTATTAATGATTGTTACATATATCCCGCAAATCTCATTGTTCATACCTGAGTTATTAGGTTTGATTAAATAA
- a CDS encoding TRAP transporter small permease: protein MEIIKNALDKILATICTILFSGMVVLVTWQVITRFFFNNPSAISEELAKYGFVWLVLFGAAFVFGENGHMAIDFIKDKFPRTLQMITEVFIEVVIFAFSALILVKGGFAATSLAWNQMNASLNLPMGYLYLAIPLSGIFTMYYCVYNIYIISKKKKPLEEINLHEGS from the coding sequence ATGGAAATAATAAAAAATGCATTAGATAAAATATTAGCTACAATATGTACGATTCTATTTAGCGGAATGGTCGTTCTTGTTACATGGCAAGTAATCACCCGTTTCTTCTTTAATAATCCAAGTGCTATTTCTGAAGAGTTAGCGAAGTATGGATTTGTATGGTTGGTACTATTTGGCGCGGCGTTTGTATTTGGAGAAAACGGTCACATGGCGATTGACTTCATAAAGGACAAATTCCCACGAACATTACAAATGATCACAGAAGTGTTTATAGAAGTTGTCATATTCGCTTTTTCCGCGCTGATTCTTGTGAAGGGCGGCTTCGCCGCCACTTCACTTGCTTGGAATCAAATGAATGCATCACTAAATTTACCGATGGGTTATTTGTATTTAGCAATCCCACTAAGTGGAATTTTCACAATGTATTACTGCGTATACAACATCTATATTATATCCAAGAAAAAGAAACCTTTAGAAGAAATTAATTTGCACGAGGGGAGTTAA
- the kduD gene encoding 2-dehydro-3-deoxy-D-gluconate 5-dehydrogenase KduD, whose translation MSFTLDFFALQGKTALVTGARTGIGQAIAIGLASAGAHVLLLGHRDNLGETKEQIETINGSCETLIVDLSEVDSIKEKLAPVLEKHKIDILINNAGTIYREPAADYDINEWNRVMNVNINSVFILSQLIGKQMIENGAGKIVNIASLLSFQGGLFVPAYTASKHAVAGLTKSLANEWASKGVQVNAIAPGYIETNNTEAIRKDEARSKSILDRIPANRWGEAEDMVGAAVFLSSKASDYVNGHVLVVDGGWMGR comes from the coding sequence ATGTCATTCACATTAGATTTCTTTGCACTTCAAGGCAAAACGGCATTAGTAACAGGAGCGAGAACGGGAATCGGTCAAGCGATTGCGATTGGGCTGGCTTCAGCAGGTGCCCATGTATTATTGCTTGGACATCGCGATAACCTCGGTGAAACGAAAGAACAAATTGAAACAATTAACGGTTCATGTGAAACGCTAATTGTTGATTTGAGTGAAGTCGATTCAATTAAAGAAAAACTGGCTCCCGTTCTTGAGAAGCATAAAATTGATATTTTGATAAATAACGCTGGTACCATTTATCGTGAGCCGGCAGCAGATTATGATATTAATGAGTGGAATCGTGTTATGAATGTAAATATTAACTCGGTATTTATTTTGTCACAGTTAATAGGGAAACAAATGATTGAAAATGGAGCCGGAAAAATTGTTAATATCGCTTCACTTCTATCTTTCCAAGGTGGCCTGTTCGTGCCGGCATACACGGCTAGTAAACATGCAGTCGCTGGTTTAACGAAGTCACTAGCAAATGAATGGGCAAGTAAAGGGGTACAAGTGAACGCCATTGCACCTGGATACATCGAGACGAATAATACAGAAGCAATCCGTAAAGACGAAGCACGAAGCAAATCAATATTAGATAGAATTCCGGCAAATCGTTGGGGTGAAGCTGAAGATATGGTGGGAGCAGCTGTATTTTTAAGTTCCAAAGCTTCGGATTATGTGAATGGCCACGTCCTCGTTGTAGATGGCGGATGGATGGGTAGATAA